The Saprospiraceae bacterium genome contains the following window.
TTTTTTTTTCATCCAGCGCAAAATTCATTACCGGGTACAATTTTAGCACAATTGGCCCAGCGTGTCCAGGAATGTGGAATCAATCCTGCTGTGGATCTGGTGCTCATACGCAGTGAAGGAGATAAAAGTTTTTGTGCAGGAGCAAGTTTTGATGAGTTGGCAGCTATCGAAGACTTCAAGACCGGTCAACAATTTTTCTCAGGTTTTGCAAATGTTATTTTGGCAATCCGAAATTGTCCGGTTCCAGTTTTGGGACGTATCCATGGCAAGGCCATAGGCGGAGGTGTTGGACTTGCTGCTGCAATGGATTATGCATTGGCCAGTCAGTATGCAAGCATTCGACTCAGTGAATTAGCTGTAGGAATTGGACCGTTTGTTATTGGACCGGTGGTCGAGCGAAAAATGGGATTGGCTGCTTTTCAAAAAATGGCATTGAGTCCGTCTGAATGGCAAACAGCTCAGTGGGCAAAAGATAAAGGTCTCTATACTGAAGTATTTGAATCAGTCGAACAATTGGACAATTATTTAGAACAATTTATTAAAACCTTATTGAATTACAATCCAGAAGCATTGCGTCAGCTCAAAAAAATCTTTTGGGAAGATTGTCCGTCATGGGATCAAAAACTATTAGACCGTGCAGCTATCAGTGGTCAATTGGTATTATCTGATTTTAGTAAAAATGCAATTGCTGCATTTAAAAATAAAAGTTAGCTTTTACTAAAAATATCTTAGGACCTGTCTACATCCTAAATTTAAGTGTTCAATAAAATTATGTGAATACACTTTGCAATGTACATCATCGTCTAAATTACTTTAGTATATGAGTTGCTTAAAAAAATAAGCAAGTTTGTATGCGGCAGCTATCAAGATTCAATTAAATCTTATAAAACACGGCTAATTGAATGCCTGGTTCGTATTTGTTAATAAATGATTGATTGCTGTTGTTTTTCTGAAGGTTTACTCCCAACTGACAATTCAATTTATTAAAACTTCTTTGAATGCCGGTTCCTAAATTAAATTGATTAATTAATGTAGCCCTATTGGATGCCTGATCAAAATCATTCTCAGACATTTCTTGTTGGGTTACGTATGAAAGGTAATCAAAATCCATGCGCACCCGACTGGAAAGCGTCAATTGGATTCCACCTGAAAAATAGGCTGCATACTTTGAGCTAAACGGTAGATAATATTTCAATTGAAGTGGCAACAACCATTCATTTGCATTGATTCTTATATTTCTAATATTCTCTGAACGGCTATGACGTGGTTTAATTAATTCAGAAAATTCATCTGCAGTGGTTTCGGAAAAAGAATACGTATCGCTGTAGGATTGTTCAAAATACGCTTGGCGCATCAAGCCAGTACTAAATGAAATGTACTTTTTAGTCTTCAACTCAAAAGCAATGCCTTGATTAAAATGCTTTTCTGTAAGAAGAGCTAATGCTCCTACTGAATATTTAAAGCTGTGAACTGCTTTAATAAACTTAGCATTCAGTTTTGGTTTAAACTCATTTTCTAAAGGATTTAATTCCAAATTATCTAAAAACACCACTTCGCTTACTTGTTGAATTTCGTTTTCAGAAGTAGCTGTTTTTTCAATGTCTCCAGTACCCATAATAACCGCTTCACCTGTGAAATTAGTTTGGGACAATGCTTCAGATTTGTTTGAGAAGCTTTCATTGGATGAGATTCCTGAAGCTGTTTGTGATGATTTATTATTCGAATTTGTGGTATTTCTTAAATTATTTAAATCTACATTTTGATTTTGGCTAAATTGAGTGGATTGATTGCGTTTTAATTTTTTATCAACCGTCTGATTTTGTTGAGAAGATGCATCCCACATTTTACCTGATACAGAAGAAGTTTGTTTATTGGTCTCTGTTAATTTTCCAACGGCGGATGCTTCTTGGATCTCTTGTACATTTTGTTGTTCCAATGAGGAAGGCTTTGTCTCTGTCAGAATCGGAGAAACTACCGGTTCTTGAATCTTTAAAAACCCTTTCAGCATTTGGAATGCATTCATTTGATAGGCCACTCCTATTGAAAACAACAGCAATAATAAAAGCAACAGGTATTTTCGATTTGAAGACTTAGCTTCCGCTTGAGTTGACTGGGACTGGTATTTTGCATAAAAGCGATTCCAGTCTTTTTCTTCAAATACCGGATGGAGTTCATCTAGTTTTTGATTCAGGCGATGGTCAAATTCTTCTGGTTTCATATTTCTGATGGTAAGCTTAATTTTAATTCAGGAATTCCTGAATTTTTTGAATATTCATTTTGTAACATGTCCTGTAATTTCATTCGCGCTTTAGCCAGATTGGATTTGGAAGTACCTTCAGTAATATTTAGTAACTCTCCAATTTCTTTATGGCTATAGCCATCAACAACAAACAACATAAAAACAGAACGATAGGATGGACTTAATTTTTGAATTACGGCCATAATTTCATTTACGGACATATTGCTGATGGTATGATCTTCAATACTCAATTCATAAAAATCATCTATGGATTGAGATTGAATTTTACAGTGGATTGTCTGTAAAATCAATTGCCGTATTTACCACAACCGTTCGCAACCAAAATTTAAATGGCCTGGAAAAATCATACTTATCAAGATTTTTGAACATCTTAATAAATGAATCGTCCATGACTTCTTCACAATCTTCCAATCGGGATGTGTAACGCAGGCAAATACTCTTAACATATGGGAAAAAGTGCTCATAAAGGCGTCTTTGACCCAGGGGATGTTGCGCAATACTTAACTGAATCCATTCATCCAAATCAGGCGGATTGATATGTAACTCTTCGTTGGCCAAATCGGTCCGTATTGAATCCTATTAATTAATCCTACGAAATTACGAAGAAATAGGTTGCCTGGTTGGGTGTAAAATTGAAATTAAATAAATTATTATGGATCGATTAAACCCTATACATACTTTTCTATCCAACTCTTCGTAATGTAATTCAGAACACATTTTGAGATTATTGAAACACAGTTACCTATACTAATTTTTATTTTTTAATTTAAACATTTATCCACCATGAAAAAAATTATGGGATTAATGGCACTTTGTGCCATAGGGCTGGCTTCATGCCAAAAAGATTCGGACCCTACGGATCTAAGCAGTTTCGATCAAGCCTTAACAGGTATTGAGGTTACCGATTTAAACACCGGAGAAACCACAAATGCCTATGAATTAGGTCAACGCCATCGTCCGGACCGGGACAGTTCATGCCGTAAGCTTCGAATTGATTCATTATTGCCTGCTATCACAGACTATATTGCTGCAAATTATCCTGGAGCAAGCATTAAACGGGCAGGCACTGGAAGAGACGGCAAATTTGTTGTTATCATTCAATTAGCTGATAACAGCTTAAAAATGTTATTATTTGATGCTGGAGGGAATTTTGTAACGGAATTAAGCCCGAAAATGCATCGCAAACATGGCCCCGGTAAGCATTTAACTGCCGTGGATATCACAACTTTATTAGCAGATATTACAAGTTACATTGACACAAATTACGCAGGGGCTCTCATCGAACGGGCAGGTGTAACGGCTGATGGTAAGTTTGTAATTGCCCTTACATTCAATGGAAAGCGAAAATTGCTCTTATTTGATGAAAATGGCGTTTTTGTAAAAGAATTAAAATAAGCCCTTGGTTCAGCTACTGAAATACCTCCTTCGGGAGGTATTTTTGTTGGTTTAACAAGCAATTTATCGATGTTTCTGGCCCCTCCTTATATTTGCAAGCTTAAATTATGCATTTTCAGTTTATGAATAAATTTATTCCATTCCTATCTGTAATTGTTTTTTTGTCATCTTGTACAAATGAATATATCTCAGATGGTAGAGAAGTTTGTTTCGAGCAAGAAGTTTTGCCATTGATCGTATCGACCTGCGCCCGTGAAGGATGTCATAATCCAGCAACTTATGAAAAAGGCTATGACCTGACCCAATACAACGATATCTTACGAATGGTTGAACCCGGTTCGTATCGCAAAAGTGAATTGTACAAAGTGATCACCAGTCCTTTTAGTCCAATGCCTCCAAAACCCTATGACAGGTTGAGCAAAGAACAAATTACCACGATTTCGCTTTGGATAGAACAAGGAGCACAGAATGCAATTTGTATGGTGGAAGCATGTGATACAAGTTTTGTAAGCTATAGCAGTGTAGTTAAACCAATTTTAGATCTTTATTGTAATGGTTGTCATGCAGGACCAAGACCTCAGGGTGGTGTTGATTACAATAATTTCAATGGTGTCAGAACAACGGTTGAAGACGGATCTTTAATTAGTTCAATAATCCGCGATGGCAACACCGTCAATATGCCAAAAAATGGGAATAAACTTCCGGATTGTAAAATTCAACAAATTAAAAAGTGGGTCCAGGATGGCGCGAAGAATAATTAATAATTACGAATTACAAATTACGAATTACGAATTATGGGAGCGAAGCGTACATCCCGCGTACTCGCGGGACGAATTGCAATAACAAAACATGGGCGCAGCTTACATCCAAATTAGTTGCTGAACAAATTATAAATTAGCAGTAATTTAAAATGTGTTTTTTATATCGATTCTTTAAATAGTGCTTAGACCTGAAAATTAAAAATTTAAAACGTCAACCGTTTCTTTATGCAAAAATTAGTACTTGCCTTTTTTATATTGTTATTTAATATTTCCAACTTATGCTCTCAAGATTTATTGGATGCTTTGGGAAATACTGATCCAGAAAATATTAAAGTTACCAATGCATTTAAATCTCCAAGAGTCATCAACAGCCACAGTATGGAGATGCTTGGTGCCGGTGTGTTGGATTTTAGAATTTTACACCGCTTTGGTCCAGTGAATCAAGGATATCAGGAATTTTTTGGATTGGATCAGGCAAGCATGCGCATGGGATTTGATTATGGTATCACTAAAAACATGACTGTTGGAATTGGACGCAGTACCTTTAAAAAAGAGTTGGATGGTTTTTTACGCTACCGGATATTCTGGCAATCTACAGGCGCAAAATCATTTCCATTGAGTGTCATTTGGACTTCCGGAATTATACGCAACGGTTTAAAAAACCCATTAGTAGATCCTGAATTAAAAGTTACGTTTGCAAGAAGACTTTCTTATTATCATCAAGTAGTCATTGGAAGAAAAATAAATGACCGTATTTCGGTTCAGCTAAGTCCGACCCTTGTTCATGACAACATTGTTGACAACCAATTAATTCCAAATAATCTTTATGCCCTTGGCGCTGGTGCACGTTGTAAAATCACGAAACGCATGGCCGTTGTAATTGACTATTCCCTGCCATTTAATAGTTTCCCAATAGATTATTCTAACAATCCTTTATCAATTGGTGTGGACATAGAAACGGGTGGCCACGTATTTCAACTGCATTTTTCAAATGCAACCGGAATGAATGAACGCGCTTACATCAATGAAGAAAATGGTTCCTGGTTGGATGGAGATATCCAATTCGGATTTAACTTATCCCGGGTGTTTCAATTAAAGAAGAATAAAATTTAAAAGCAACCAGAACTAGACATTCTGCGTATTGCTATAGAATTACTCAAGTTAATGCATTCAATGAAACGTACGACATCCATAAGCCTGATAGCTTGTGTTGCAGTTTTCGAACTGTTTGTAAGCTCATTACCTGAACCAAGAAATCCACCTCTAGGAAATACGGGAGCTCCAGGTGAAACCTCCTGTATGCCTTCCGGATGTCATTCAGGAGGATCCTTTACAGGTGTTGTATCTATTGGTGGCATTCCGGATACGGTATTAGCAGACCAGGTTTACAATCTTACACTTACCAACAGTGCCGATGCCATCCGATCCGGATTCCAGCTTACTTCTTTAGATATCAACAATAAATTTACCGGTACACTCACAGGAAATGCTGAAGTAAATGTGTCCAAAGACAATACAACCGGCAGAACGTATGCACGCCAAGCCTTAGCAAAAAATTTTAATAGCGGTCAGGTTAACTGGACTTTTAAATGGAAAGCACCTGCGAGTGTTACTGATAATAAGCTTACTTTTTATTTTACCGGCATGCTTGCAAATGGCGATGGAGATAAAAGCAAGGACAATACGGTTAAAAGTTTAAAAACGGTTACTTTTCAAATTCCAACTTCGACACAGGATGTAGTGAATCCATTTGAACAATTTAAAGCAGTTCAATTGGCAAACACGCTGGTTATTTTAGGACTTGAAAATCCATCAAACTATACGTATGAATTGACTGCATTGAATGGACAGCAAATCCAATCCGGAAAATTAGAATCCTCCATCTCATTGCAAACACTTATTGAAGGCGTTTATCTGTTTCATGTCCATTCCGGATCACATCAGCATTCAAGTCGTTTGTACCTTCGTTAAGTATTTTCTTAACCTCCAAAGGAATTATAATACACGACCTCTTTGACTCGATTGGATTCATTGTTTACCAGAAGAATCAGCTTGTTGTCTTTATAGTTGCAGATTGAATTTGATTTTGCTCTTACTATAGCGTTTCCAACATTTAATTTAACTGATTTATTGTAGAAACTTCCTTTCTCAACTCGTTGCAGTACAAATTGAACCTGTTTGTTTTTTGAATAAACATAGATCGTGGATTCTGGCAGGGACTTAATAGAAACTTCATATTGATCAATCAACTTGATTTGATTGCCTATATAAGTTTGTCTGTGAAGCTTTACTCCATCCACCAATCTTTTAGAATTGATTAACTGAGGATCTAACTTTGAGACTTGTATGGAACAGAACTTTTGTAATTGCAAATCTTTATTACACCTGGCTTGCCTGACCAACATACTATCCGCAGAAAATCGGATAATTTTATCTAAAAGTGCCATGCCTTCCGTGCTTTGATTCGATTTTAAATAAGCCAAGGCTAAAACAGCCCTTCCCTGATTGAACTCAAATCCTGAAATTAATCCCATCAGTTTGCGCTTTGCCAATTCCGTTTCTTTAAATTTGGTAATTACTTCTTTACTATTGCCTATTAAATCTAGAACACACATAAGATTGAGCTCTGCTGTAAAATAGTTGTAGTTGAGTCGTAAAGCCTTGTTAAAATACATTTGTGCTTTTATC
Protein-coding sequences here:
- a CDS encoding sigma-70 family RNA polymerase sigma factor encodes the protein MILQTIHCKIQSQSIDDFYELSIEDHTISNMSVNEIMAVIQKLSPSYRSVFMLFVVDGYSHKEIGELLNITEGTSKSNLAKARMKLQDMLQNEYSKNSGIPELKLSLPSEI
- a CDS encoding c-type cytochrome, coding for MHFQFMNKFIPFLSVIVFLSSCTNEYISDGREVCFEQEVLPLIVSTCAREGCHNPATYEKGYDLTQYNDILRMVEPGSYRKSELYKVITSPFSPMPPKPYDRLSKEQITTISLWIEQGAQNAICMVEACDTSFVSYSSVVKPILDLYCNGCHAGPRPQGGVDYNNFNGVRTTVEDGSLISSIIRDGNTVNMPKNGNKLPDCKIQQIKKWVQDGAKNN
- a CDS encoding T9SS type A sorting domain-containing protein, whose translation is MKRTTSISLIACVAVFELFVSSLPEPRNPPLGNTGAPGETSCMPSGCHSGGSFTGVVSIGGIPDTVLADQVYNLTLTNSADAIRSGFQLTSLDINNKFTGTLTGNAEVNVSKDNTTGRTYARQALAKNFNSGQVNWTFKWKAPASVTDNKLTFYFTGMLANGDGDKSKDNTVKSLKTVTFQIPTSTQDVVNPFEQFKAVQLANTLVILGLENPSNYTYELTALNGQQIQSGKLESSISLQTLIEGVYLFHVHSGSHQHSSRLYLR